Part of the Novosphingobium sp. ZN18A2 genome, GGCCGCGAGAGGGGATGGCAATGAAGGCAAGTGTGCTGCGCGCGGGAAGCGCCGCGCTGCTCGTCATGGCGCTGGCCGCGTGCAACCGCGACAACGCGCCCATCACGCCGAAAAGCGATGCCGGTGTGAAGCTTACCGACGTGCCCGAACGCGTCTATTGGGGCGACACGCATCTGCACACCGCGAATTCCGTCGATGCTTTCGGGTTCGGCAACAGGCTGATGCCCGAAGACGCGCTGCGCTTTGCGCGCGGCGAGGAAGTGACGTCATCCACCGGACTGAAGGCAAAGCTGGCGCGGCCGCTCGATTTCCTTGTCATCACCGATCATTCGGACGGTCTGGGGTCCACCAAGGCGCTCTACGATGCGCCGCGCTTCATGATTACCGACCCGACCTTGCGGCGCTGGTACGATCTGATGCACGAAGGCCGCGAAGGCGGGCTGAAGGCGACGGCCGAGATCATCAACGCCAAGACGCACAATACGCTTCCGCCATCGCTGACCGATCCCGCGAAGAGCGAGAAGCGCACCCGCTCGGTCTGGCGCGATCAGTTGCGCACGGTCGAACGCTATAACGAGCCGGGCAGGTTCACCGCGTTCATCGGCTTCGAATGGACGCTGATGGATGGGGGAGACAACCTGCACCGCAATGTCATTTTCCGTGACGGGGCGGACAAGGCGGCGCAAGTCCTGCCGCTGGGCGCGCTGGGCGTGACGATCCCCGACGGACTGTGGGATTACATGGACGCCTATGAGAAGAAGACCGGCGGCAAGGTGCTGGCGATCCCGCACAATTCGAATCTGTCGAACGGGCAGATGTTCATGATGACGGAGCCCGGTGGCGGCCCGATGAGTGCAGCCTATGCCCGTCGCCGCGCGGAACACGAACCGCTGGTGGAAGTCACCCAGATCAAGGGCGACAGCGAAGCGCATCCGTTCCTTTCGCCAAACGACGAGTTTGCAGGCTTCGGCACGGCCGGTTGGGATATCGGCAACCTTGACCTGTCGGAGAAGACCACGCCCGATATGTTCGCGGGCAGTTACGTGCGCGAAGCGTTGAAGCGCGGATTGCAGATTCAGCAGCGCACTGGCGAAAATCCCTACAAGTTCGGCATGATCGGCTCCA contains:
- a CDS encoding DUF3604 domain-containing protein: MKASVLRAGSAALLVMALAACNRDNAPITPKSDAGVKLTDVPERVYWGDTHLHTANSVDAFGFGNRLMPEDALRFARGEEVTSSTGLKAKLARPLDFLVITDHSDGLGSTKALYDAPRFMITDPTLRRWYDLMHEGREGGLKATAEIINAKTHNTLPPSLTDPAKSEKRTRSVWRDQLRTVERYNEPGRFTAFIGFEWTLMDGGDNLHRNVIFRDGADKAAQVLPLGALGVTIPDGLWDYMDAYEKKTGGKVLAIPHNSNLSNGQMFMMTEPGGGPMSAAYARRRAEHEPLVEVTQIKGDSEAHPFLSPNDEFAGFGTAGWDIGNLDLSEKTTPDMFAGSYVREALKRGLQIQQRTGENPYKFGMIGSTDSHTALSTADEDNFFGKHPGVEPSAQRAMESQSLGNNKGRFGWNYLASGYAAVWARGNTRAAIFDAMKRREVYASTGPRMVVRFFGGWDFSANDLNGDWVHAGYRRGVPMGGTLSARTNGSQTGSAPRFIVSALKDPIGANIDRVQVIKGWTDKAGKSHEKVYDVVWSDMAKRKASGGKVPAVGNTVNLSNATYANTIGAPALATVWADPDFDPAQRAFYYVRVIEIPTPSWPAYDAVRYNLKLPPEVRMEQQERAYTSPIWYNPPAAF